The Elaeis guineensis isolate ETL-2024a chromosome 3, EG11, whole genome shotgun sequence region TTGAAGTTCGATTACAAAATTGAGCCGAAGCCCGATTATAAAATTgggacgaagcccgattacaaatatcaaagactgaacagaaaaaaagaatacaaagataACGGAGTAGATACTCTGACTATTCATCGGAGTCGACTTCTTGCACTGGGTAGAGTTCGAGAGCAACCAACGTGCCCGCTCGGGTTGGGGAGGGATCGGAGGTTGGAGCTGCCTCACCTTCGGCAACTCGTTCCATCGACAGTAGGTCGGCCTCTTCCTCTGCGGCTTGGTCCTCTGACTTGGTGGGACGATGTCGCTCAGATCGAGCTCCGGGTGTAGACTCTGAATCGCATctcgggcatcctcgtaccccacccgataggaggcgaacccgctctcgagaagctccttCCGGTACTCATCCGAGCCACGAAAGTCCTCCACTGTCCGGCCCAGTGCCTCCTTggccgactccgcctctgccttcgctatgtcggcgtcggcttgggcggaggacaagttctcctTGATCTTAGTCAGGTTCTCCAGGCTAACCCGAAGCTGTTcgcgctcggcctcgagctccTGACACAGCCATCCCGCTCACGCCGCAGTCGGTGAACGGAGCGGGTCTTGCGCTGGATCTGCTCGCaagccgactgaagttcggcctccgAGGCGACTAGGCGTTGGTGAGTCTGGatatctcctcctcgagcctagcctcacggtcgaccgacaattcagctggtccaccagcGTTGCCTTCTCCGCTTCGGCAGTTTCGGCCCGATTcttccaggccgcccggacgTCGCCAAACCTCCGGTACctggcctccagctcggacatgctgtagatcagctgcaaataGAAGGTCGATCGTCACAAAAATGAAATGATAGAAATAACAATGAaggggaaaaggaaaagaagaagagctcacctggatcatggtcgggtaaaaagcagaaagcatgtcggacaccGACCGACCCTTCAAGAGCTCCCGATCGGTCAGGAGAATGGCCGCCTGGCACAACTTCTTAGCCAAATTGTGGTTGGCTAGGGCCGACGCTCCCTCAAGAACCTGAACGTCGGATGACGCGACGCAGCCcgccgaccttgtgtcgtccgCCGGCACCATCGATGCCTTCCCTCGATCGGTCACCCAGGCCCGAGGTCGGAGAGAGATGggaagctcgagctcgactgggtccctcccgagggCACGACGGGGGCTGCCGCAGGTCGTTTGGGCTCACTGCTTCGGCCTGAACCTCTTTCATGGGTGGGGGAGCCGACACTTTTTCGGCTGCCCCCTCAGTCGCCCCTTCCTCGGACGGGCCTCGGGTGGCACTGCCGGTGCCGACAGGGCGATGATCGGCTCGTAGCCTGATGcacgttcggtgtcgggctgcGCTGCTACCATCACAATGTCGTCGGCGATgatatctgaggcctcttgggaggccgcaaaGGTCCGACCCCGGGCACCGGTCTCTTCCTCGTCGCATGTTGCTGAATGTCGGCATCTGTCAGCCTCACTCTCGACGgtatgcctgcaatttcaacaaagGATCAGCATAAGTCCAAAGATGgataaaaaaggtaaaaaatgatAGACTGGCCGAACTGTACCTAAACAGAGAACCGAACTTAGGCCGgcatcgtacagagcttgctcgatgACGAGCTCCCTTTGCTTCGGCACTGacatatccttcagtcggtgaaagtcctctcgatctccagcctccacccgactgttttcaTTTGGCTGAGTCCGAGGGTCACCCCAGTGAGAAGGGAACCCCCATGGtagcgaagaagaagcaaagaaaaattgattcttccatccgtggatcgacgatggaagatcggtaatgaacgaaagacccttccggagattgaaaaaccaccaccctcgggctttcggATGGGGTTGGAGGATGAAGAatgcccgaaagagagagatgcAGGGAAAGATCGGCAAAAACtgacacaacagagcaaaactgATTATTAACTGGACTGAGTTCGACGCCAGTTGTGCTGAacaaagcccgtaataatccaaaACATTCTGGATAAACTCCGGAATCTAGAAGCGAAGACCTGCCCGAAGGtctcgacataaaaggccacctggcccagaggcgggttgttaacctgaccttcagccccaggggcgaagagtTCGAACTGTTCCGGAATACCGTACTGCTCCTTGAGCCATTCGACGTTTGCCACCGAAAGTGaaaagcctccacctccggggtcgaccgtgaATCGttggtcgggttccccgactgacttcctcgaggagaggttctagccataatgctagccccagaaaggagaacaaaaagaaaatgacAAAGGAGAAAGGATGCAAGGAGACAAGAACGGAAAAACTTCAAGAAGAGTTTTCAAAGGAAGAGGACGGAAACAACTACCTGAAACTGGGAGACAAGTCGACAGAGCCTCAGCGTCAGGAACAGATTTGCGGtaaaaagtgaagttttggatgtaagtggccacttatatataaggcccttcaacggtcgagatgaaagcgcACCAAACGAGAGTTTTCTGGATGCCGACATGTGGCAGCGCCTAGGCTCTTcctcggtccgacggttcgatgCATCTGCCCCCAGATCAAGCCACATCACCTCCATCCGCGTGAATGGTTCCGGCCCAATAACCCCTGACACATGGCGGAAAAACTGCTTCTCGAAATTTATTAACCGATGGCGGTTCGTGTTCCCAAGGAGATGGTGGTTCGCATTCCCAAGGAGATGGTGGTTTACATTTccaaggagacggcggttcgCATTCTCAATGGAACGTCCAACATCGGATCGTTCGTTGGTACGATCGCTAGAGTCAGAGCATGACAtgatggaaaaccactcctttcgtccgaagccgtcgcccagtGGAAGCGCTGGCCAATACGACATCCGACTCAgaagtggggggggcaactgttgggatataccgatcgacCCCTATACACTGACTTACCCTCGGACCGGTCCGaccgatgcccgactctaccgaccggactGATGACGACTCCGAtgatgactgccgacaatatccagccgaaggtatgtcggccgaacagacccatactgttccTGACCGGTCGAGCGCCGAGCccgaatcaccgactcactgttggGGGTggtagccgacgtccgactttcgcAAGGCACCGggccagccgacggtgtctccgggtcATCCCCCGATGTCCCAGCAGCCGAATACCGACCTATAGTTGGCCAGCCCacccaaacgccgtacaaccgctataggcagctgtcctgtcaaggacatgcggtatggccgtcttgggcattgtcctgccaaggattagattaatcccagtgacttgacaatCCACGCGATTGGACAgtccccgacgatttgacaactctccagttgtctgcaccattaatgatgggaccataccgcattctactataaaatggggtaaggcaacagtcttggtaagtttggagcaagctttctcaagctctctcaggtgcctttaagctcttgagctctctctctctctctctctcgctgagcccctgatttttcactgttgcctagtctcctctctgacttgaccgtcggagggtccccgccggaggcatctctggTCAGTGaagatttttcttgcaggtgcgcgacaccggcgatcggacgacggagGAATTGGCCGCAACACATGGTATTTGCATTGAGGATAATATTGGCAACAGCAGTGGCATAGTATTAGTTGGAGGAATGAGAGGAAACCAGAGCAACCTTATTGTTAGATTCAACCTGGATGGAAGCTGGAGTGCACTCTTATAGTTGAAAACTTCAGACTAATCTACAACTAGGGAGCCGCTTGGGCACTCGTCTGACTCATTGTTCTCTTTGCCTATTCTTCTTCAACGTTTTTGTTACAAGGGTGGGTGCCATTTGGGCCAATTATGTCAGGCATAGCAGCCAACTCTGTCCCACTTCGCTGACCCCTTGCGAGCATGTATGGATTGGAGAGTAATGTCCCACTTCACTGGCTTCCTTGTTTGAAGATCTGTATCGCAGAGCATCCAAGAGTGATGTATCGGTGGCTTCTTATCGGAATTGGAAACAATTGGTACGGAATATCAAGTCACAAGGCCAACTCACCCAACTTAACTTTGAACGATTGAAGTTTCGACCGTGTTGTTGGGAAGAAATCGACCATCAATGCAATCCTCCACAAGACTCTAAATAAATATCCTCCAACTCTGGGGAAACCTAAGTTGTGGGAAAGCAGAGCCATCAAGCACTTCTTAGCATCCTCTCTCTGTTGTCACAAAAAGCTGTAACTGATTTCTCTTCTATCTTAATTGTCTATCTCATTCCTATAAATATCAAATCCAATTAATAACAAAATCTGGTGGAACTAGCTCACTTCCTCTTTTTTTCCCGTACAACAAAATAgagattaaaaaagaaaaagaaaaacaagaagactGTTTCGTTTTATTGCACCATCTCTCCATGAGTCTACGCAGACAACCGGAAGTATGGACGATAAGGCATGATATCTTTGATACCCAAAGAAAACACATTGGTTCTTACCGTCACACCCACTCATTGTCATCAACTGCGGATGGACCTTCTCCTTTAGAACTGTTTCTGTTTCTCCTTTCCCATGAATTCCAGCTCCTGTTAATGCATCCCTAGCCTTGAGCAATTCCTTGATCACGTCTCCCATCTGCATTCGCTCCTTTGGTGATTCCTTCGAGCATAAGAGGCCAATCCTAAGCATGGAAACCAAGAACTCTTGTGTTCTTCGTCTTGCTTCACCTGTATTTTGAATTTTATCATCGActcctccatctctctcttctAGGAGTAGGCGTGGATCTGTGATATCAATGACTCTTTCGGGAAAGGCCATCTCAACAAACTTACAAAGGCTTGTGCCTTCATTCAATGTCTCATCGGCCGGTCTCTTCCCTGTAAACATCTCTAACAGAAGTATCCCAAAGCTGTACACATCCCCTTCGGTAGACACTTGGTTGGCCACCCCATATTCTGCCACAGAATGCATTAGTTGTTTTAATACAAATCAAGTCAGTAAGCATGCGCTTTCCCTTCAGAATCGCAATAGAAGAATCATGCAGAAGGAAAGTAATTATCCTCTGATTATTCTTCAAAAAACTTAACCTACACTCTGATTTATGGAAAATGATGCATGAAAGAAATATTTAGGTATGCAAACTTTCTCATATTAAATTATCAGTACTTAGGATACTGcctctattttaaaaaaaaaaaaaaattggaaaacaCCCATACAAAGTTGAAACAAGTCATGGATGAGATCCTCACCTGGAGCAACATACCCAATTGTCCCCTTCATTCCAATTGATGAGGATGGATTCTGAGATGACTTGCTCACCGTTTTGGTAAGAAACCTTGCCAGCCCAAAGTCACCCACGTGAGCAGTCATATCTTCGTCGAGAAGAACATTGCTCGGCTTGAGATCACAGTGAACAATTGGGGTTGGGCCATGGTGATGAAGATAATCCACTGCAGAGGCAACGTCTATGGCTATGTTCAGCCTCTGGATGAGACTCAGATTTGTCTCTCGACTTTGATCACTTGCTTGTGGATGCAACCACTTCTCCAGACTCCCATTAGGCATGAACTCAAAGACTAGAGCTTTGAAATCATCCCCTTTGTAATCCACACTGGAACAGCATGTTATTACCTTGACGAGATTTCGATGACGGATAATTCTTAAAGCATTACATTCAGCCATAAAACTCCTGGAAGCCCCTTTCTGTTGAAGGTTGAGTACCTTCACAGCCACAATTTTCTCTTCATCAAAATCCAAAATTCCTTTATACACGGAGCCGTAGCTTCCAGCACCAATCAGATTTGCCAGCGAGAACCCATCTGTTGCTTTAAGAAGGTCAGAGTAAGAGACTTTTATGAGTTGTTCTTCTACCAAGGCTGTTGATGGAACCTCCTTTCTTGAATTACATAACCTATAACGAATGATTACCAAACATATTAAACACAGAAGTGCGGCAGCAACTggaatgatcactttgattggcaaCGATCCGTTTTTTCTCTTGTTGCTTTGCGTGAACATTTTTTCAAGCCCAATTTTGGGTCACCACCACAAAGCCGGTCATTACCAACACCGAAAAGGCACTCAGATTTCGAAAACTCCTTTAGTTGGCACCTCACCTTCAAAATTGTTAAAAGAGAGATTCAGGTATTGCAGAAATTTTAACTCCTCTAGAAACTGTGGGACACCACCCGACAAGTTGTTGCGTGAAAGATCCAACTCTTGAATCCCTTTCAAATTGCTCATGGATTGGGGAATGATCCCTTGCAAGTGGTTACCTTCCATATACAGGATCTCCAAGACTTGGCATTCTCCAATGCTTCCAGGAATCTCACCAGTTAAAACGTCTTCAGATAAGTGCAACTCATGGAGATTTTTCAAGCTACCAATTTCGGAAGGCAGGGGCCCGACGAGCGAATTATGCGACAAGCCAAGGTACCTGGAGAGCGAGGAAAGGCTAACAACCTCTTTGGGTATGCCACCTGTAAGCTCATTGTATGAAAGATCAAGAAATTCCAAAGCTTGACAGTTACCAGGGTCGCAGGGATGCTACCTGTCAATGAATTGGATCCTAAATAAAGTTCACTCAGGTGAGTCATGTTGCAGATAGAGGTCGGAATACGACCTGACAAGTAGTTGTTATTTGACAGGTCAAGTGCTTGTAAGCTCCGGAGTTTTCCAATGGAATCAGGAACACTACCGGCAAGGAGATTCTGGCCCAGGTCAAGGAAACTCAGGTTGAAGAATTTCCCGATATCAGGAGGAATGCTACCTGATATTTGGTTCCCTCCCAGGCGCAGCCACTGAAGGGTGGTGGAGAGATTCGCTATGGAGCCGGGCAGCGTGCCTCGGAGCCTGTTCTCATTAAGTTGCAATAGTTGTAGGTTGCTGCAATTCGTCAAGGAATTGAGGAAGCTCCAGTCATCGGCATCTTGGGCTTCTAGTTGATTACTGTCCAGACCTAACCAGTACAGCCCTGGCAAGGCACCTAGGCTTGTGGGGATTGTTCCAGTGAACCTATTTCCTGAGAGCTCGATGTTTTGGAGGCCTGATGCATTGGCGAGTGACACGGGGATGGGCCCGTGAAACTGGTTGGAGTACATGAAGAGTGCCTGGAGTTTTGGAAGAGAGCGGCCCAAGTCGGGAGGAAGAGTGCCGATGAGCTCATTATCAGCGACACCAAGGTACGCGAGGTTCGAGAGGTTGTAGATGGTGGAAGGAACCTCGCCCAACAACTTGTTATGCGATAGCCCGATATCAGTCAGAGTGAGAGAATGGAGGGAACCGAATGACGGTGGGATACCTCCAGATAGTGTGTTTTCTGTCAGATAGAAATGGGCGAGGGAAGGCAGGAGCCCAAGGGAAGGAGGGATTTCTCCTGAGAGGCTGTTGAGGCTAAGGTCCATCTCGAAGACGGAGGAGAGGTTACCTAATGAGGGTGGGATCCTTCCAGTAAGATTGTTGGCCGATGCGTCCAGATCGAAAAGAGAGGAGAGGTTCCCTATTGCAGGTGAGATGTCTCCATCTAGGTTGTTATGTCTTAGGCCTAGGATTTGAAGAGAGGAGAGCTTTCCAAGAGGAGAAGGAATGCTGCCCACGAGGTTGTTATTTTGTAGAAGAAGATAAACAAGGAATGAGAGCTGACCCAAGGAGGAGGGGATGATACCTGAAAGGGAGTTGGTGCTGACGTCGAAGTCGATAAGAGAGGAGAGGTTCCCCAAGGAAGGAGGGATGCTGCCTGTGAGGTTGTTGAGGCGGAGGTCAAGGTAGGTGAGCTTCGAGAGGGAGCcaagctcatctgggatgcttCCTGTAAGAAAGTTGTGGCGTAGGTTCAGGACTTTGAGTTCTCGACATTGGCTTAGATTGGACGGAATCTCCCGTCGAAGCATGTTGTTCCCTAGAGCGAGTACTTGGAGACGAGAGCAGTGAGATAGAGCGGGTGGAATTCCGCCTTCGAGGGAGTTTCTGCTTAAATTGAGATAGCGTAGGCGGGATAGATTGCCAAGCTCCGGTGGGATGGGCCATGGAGGCGGTTGTTGGGGAGATGGAGCCTCTGGAGGAAGGTGAGATTGGCTAAGAAGGGTGACATGGGCCCAGTAGGTTT contains the following coding sequences:
- the LOC105041446 gene encoding LOW QUALITY PROTEIN: receptor kinase-like protein Xa21 (The sequence of the model RefSeq protein was modified relative to this genomic sequence to represent the inferred CDS: inserted 7 bases in 6 codons) — encoded protein: MNLSFIHSILRALWLMHAILHLPSHATSLSSRSPTSTTTILEGSKSAADRLALLSFKSMISNDPFQALASWNDSLHICHWRGVTCGRRHPERVTALRLDSLNLLGXMSPFLANLTFLQRLHLPNNRLHGXIPPELGNLSRLRYLNLSRNSLEGGIPPALSHCSRLQVLALGNNMLRREIPSNLSQCRELKVLNLRHNFLTGSIPDELGSLSKLTYLDLRLNNLTGSIPPSLGNLSSLIDFDVSTNSLSGIIPSSLGQLSFLVYLLLQNNNLVGSIPSPLGKLSSLQILGLRHNNLDGDISPAIGNLSSLFDLDASANNLTGRIPPSLGNLSSVFEMDLSLNSLSGEIPPSLGLLPSLAHFYLTENTLSGGIPPSFGSLHSLTLTDIGLSHNKLLGEVPSTIYNLSNLAYLGVADNELIGTLPPDLGRSLPKLQALFMYSNQFHGPIPVSLANASGLQNIELSGNRFTGTIPTSLGALPGLYWLGLDSNQLEAQDADDWSFLNSLTNCSNLQLLQLNENRLRGTLPGSIANLSTTLQWLRLGGNQISGSIPPDIGKFFNLSFLDLGQNLLAGSVPDSIGKLRSLQALDLSNNNYLSGRIPTSICNMTHLSELYLGSNSLTGSIPATXGNCQALEFLDLSYNELTGGIPKEVVSLSSLSRYLGLSHNSLVGPLPSEIGSLKNLHELHLSEDVLTGEIPGSIGECQVLEILYMEGNHLQGIIPQSMSNLKGIQELDLSRNNLSGGVPQFLEELKFLQYLNLSFNNFEGEVPTKGVFEXSECLFGVGNDRLCGGDPKLGLKKCXTQSNKRKNGSLPIKVIIPVAAALLCLICLVIIRYRLCNSRKEVPSTALVEEQLIKVSYSDLLKATDGFSLANLIGAGSYGSVYKGILDFDEEKIVAVKVLNLQQKGASRSFMAECNALRIIRHRNLVKVITCCSSVDYKGDDFKALVFEFMPNGSLEKWLHPQASDQSRETNLSLIQRLNIAIDVASAVDYLHHHGPTPIVHCDLKPSNVLLDEDMTAHVGDFGLARFLTKTVSKSSQNPSSSIGMKGTIGYVAPEYGVANQVSTEGDVYSFGILLLEMFTGKRPADETLNEGTSLCKFVEMAFPERVIDITDPRLLLEERDGGVDDKIQNTGEARRRTQEFLVSMLRIGLLCSKESPKERMQMGDVIKELLKARDALTGAGIHGXRRNRNSSKGEGPSAVDDNEWV